From a region of the Sandaracinaceae bacterium genome:
- a CDS encoding FAD-binding protein — protein sequence MSTKSLPERMQAFYEQLNVDHEAALRQLPELYTDDVQFVSPIEERDGIHAFQGSWEAAFKTYKAFTFTDFKCIGDDASFALFYTMTIEIAVGNPMPTPTATLFIAREGKVYYQYDYWDTVGGLSQIYPPLHTAYEWAVALFLGGGKPLERDPGVQVPMLGKDGCYHPQSEAEVVSLVRKAHALGGKVRAVGSGHSVWEAIIPEGFDPDADTNERLMMLDRMNRVLGFRPDPKDPSVTLVEVEAGCALGESPRHPIANPLSPTASRDPRTPNVTRNTDWEHSLNYTLDQRGLALPDLGGITHQAVGGFLSTGSAGGTCKWSFLDAIVALRVVDGQGNVRTLTADGPDPDAFASVGAGIGLLGVVVSVTLRTVPRYNIVGRETVSLATGAPDLDFYGPGTRSGRRWQAS from the coding sequence ATGAGCACCAAGTCCTTGCCCGAGCGCATGCAGGCCTTCTACGAGCAGCTGAACGTCGACCACGAGGCCGCGCTCCGGCAGCTGCCCGAGCTCTACACGGACGACGTGCAGTTCGTGAGCCCCATCGAGGAGCGCGACGGCATCCACGCCTTCCAGGGCAGCTGGGAGGCCGCGTTCAAGACGTACAAGGCGTTCACGTTCACCGACTTCAAGTGCATCGGCGACGACGCGTCGTTCGCGCTGTTCTACACGATGACGATCGAGATCGCGGTGGGGAACCCGATGCCCACGCCCACGGCCACGCTGTTCATCGCGCGCGAGGGGAAGGTCTACTATCAGTACGACTACTGGGACACGGTGGGCGGGCTGTCGCAGATCTACCCGCCGCTGCACACCGCCTACGAGTGGGCCGTGGCGCTGTTCCTCGGGGGCGGCAAGCCGCTCGAGCGCGACCCGGGCGTGCAGGTGCCCATGCTGGGCAAGGACGGCTGCTATCACCCGCAGAGCGAGGCCGAGGTGGTGTCGCTGGTGCGCAAGGCGCACGCGCTCGGTGGCAAGGTGCGCGCCGTGGGTAGCGGTCACTCGGTGTGGGAGGCCATCATCCCGGAGGGCTTCGACCCGGACGCCGACACCAACGAGCGCCTGATGATGCTGGACCGCATGAACCGCGTGCTGGGCTTCCGCCCGGACCCCAAGGACCCGAGCGTGACGCTGGTGGAGGTGGAGGCGGGCTGCGCGCTCGGTGAGTCGCCGCGCCACCCCATTGCCAACCCGCTGTCGCCCACGGCCTCGCGTGACCCGCGCACGCCCAACGTCACGCGCAACACCGACTGGGAGCACAGCCTCAACTACACGCTGGACCAGCGCGGCCTCGCGCTGCCCGACCTGGGCGGCATCACGCACCAGGCCGTGGGTGGCTTCCTGTCCACCGGCTCGGCGGGCGGCACCTGCAAGTGGTCGTTCCTGGACGCCATCGTGGCGCTGCGCGTGGTGGACGGGCAGGGCAACGTGCGCACGCTCACGGCGGATGGTCCGGACCCCGACGCGTTCGCGAGCGTGGGCGCGGGCATCGGCCTCCTGGGCGTGGTGGTGAGCGTCACGCTGCGCACGGTGCCGCGCTACAACATCGTGGGGCGCGAGACCGTGAGCCTGGCCACCGGCGCGCCGGATCTCGACTTCTACGGCCCGGGGACGCGCAGCGGCCGTCGCTGGCAGGCTTCCTGA